The following coding sequences lie in one Synechococcus sp. CC9902 genomic window:
- a CDS encoding GNAT family N-acetyltransferase: MPSLQVPAEPLLQQYGEDARLCTCANDQLTLVFSQSQPFDLIELEQLLEAVGWSRRPARRVRKALSNSLLKVGLWRHDPRVPRLVGFARCTGDGVFEATVWDVAVHPLYQGNGLGKQMMIYILETLHQMGTERVSLFADPDVVNFYQRQGWDLEPQAHRCAFWYSN, encoded by the coding sequence ATGCCCTCGTTGCAAGTGCCTGCAGAGCCACTCCTGCAGCAATACGGCGAGGACGCAAGGTTGTGTACTTGTGCGAATGATCAGCTCACCCTGGTGTTTAGTCAGTCGCAACCCTTTGATCTCATCGAGCTTGAGCAGTTGCTCGAAGCTGTGGGATGGAGTCGCCGCCCTGCCCGTCGTGTGCGGAAAGCGTTGTCAAACAGCCTTCTCAAGGTGGGCTTATGGCGCCATGACCCCAGGGTTCCTCGGCTTGTTGGTTTCGCACGGTGCACGGGAGATGGCGTTTTTGAGGCCACCGTTTGGGATGTGGCTGTCCACCCCCTCTATCAAGGCAACGGCTTGGGCAAACAGATGATGATCTATATCCTCGAGACCCTGCATCAGATGGGCACGGAACGGGTGAGCCTGTTTGCTGATCCAGATGTAGTCAATTTCTATCAGCGTCAGGGGTGGGATCTTGAGCCTCAAGCTCATCGTTGTGCTTTCTGGTACTCCAATTAG
- a CDS encoding TIGR04283 family arsenosugar biosynthesis glycosyltransferase, whose translation MVVPALNEARHLPFLLADLQRWPDALQIIVVDGGSTDKTIQVAHQGGAQVVQSPVQGRGQQLQRGLQLSQHSWLMVLHADSRLSQHWVDHVQRVLSMARGHQQAWAFDFRVDQRRPLLKLLEWCVAIRSHWGQMPYGDQGLLIHRSLYERVGGYRSLALMEDVDLIQRLQQISRIGALGCALTTSARRWTRRGVLNQAWSNAQLRRRWKNGEDAEQLIQIYRR comes from the coding sequence GTGGTGGTTCCCGCCCTCAATGAAGCGCGGCACCTCCCCTTCCTCCTGGCAGATCTCCAGCGGTGGCCCGATGCCCTCCAAATCATTGTTGTGGATGGAGGCAGTACGGACAAAACCATTCAGGTGGCCCACCAAGGAGGCGCCCAGGTTGTGCAAAGCCCTGTGCAGGGTCGAGGACAACAACTCCAACGGGGTCTGCAGTTGTCTCAGCACAGCTGGTTGATGGTGTTGCACGCCGATAGTCGGCTGAGCCAGCACTGGGTGGATCACGTCCAAAGGGTGCTCAGCATGGCGCGGGGACATCAACAGGCTTGGGCCTTTGACTTCCGCGTCGATCAACGCCGGCCATTGTTGAAGCTGCTGGAATGGTGTGTGGCGATTCGCAGCCACTGGGGCCAGATGCCCTATGGAGACCAAGGTCTCTTAATCCACCGCAGCCTGTACGAACGCGTTGGGGGCTATCGATCCTTAGCTCTCATGGAAGATGTCGACCTCATCCAAAGGCTGCAACAGATCAGTCGAATTGGTGCCCTGGGGTGCGCCCTCACCACAAGCGCACGACGCTGGACCCGTCGCGGCGTTTTGAACCAAGCCTGGAGCAATGCTCAGCTAAGACGACGCTGGAAAAACGGCGAGGACGCCGAACAATTAATTCAAATTTATCGACGTTGA
- a CDS encoding TIGR04282 family arsenosugar biosynthesis glycosyltransferase: MPRIVVMARWPAANRCKQRLNHDLSGCAGVLNAGESAMRIQRQLTRHTASVVTSMAASRTITATLAIDGLGPSAARRWGEQLGLTHVELQGGGNLGCRMKRQLLLGQRTDRSTLFIGTDLPDLNSNDLQAAITSLQGNDLVLGPAEDGGYWLIGFGRKLLARPQHWPLGGIPWGKANVLEQTKAQAAQNQLTTALIARRNDLDHLADLRPWQG; this comes from the coding sequence ATGCCACGGATCGTGGTGATGGCTCGCTGGCCGGCAGCCAACCGGTGCAAGCAACGCCTCAACCACGACCTGAGCGGTTGCGCTGGGGTGCTCAATGCGGGGGAAAGCGCCATGCGTATCCAACGTCAACTCACGCGTCACACGGCCTCCGTGGTGACGTCGATGGCAGCGTCCCGAACCATCACAGCCACGTTGGCCATCGACGGCCTTGGCCCCAGCGCCGCCCGGCGCTGGGGAGAGCAACTCGGCCTAACCCACGTGGAATTACAAGGGGGCGGAAACTTGGGCTGCAGGATGAAACGCCAACTCCTTTTGGGCCAACGCACGGACCGCAGCACCCTGTTCATCGGCACGGATCTTCCGGACCTAAACAGCAACGACCTGCAAGCGGCAATCACCAGCCTTCAAGGCAACGATCTTGTGCTCGGTCCCGCAGAGGATGGCGGCTACTGGCTGATTGGTTTCGGTCGGAAACTTCTTGCACGCCCACAACACTGGCCTCTAGGGGGAATTCCCTGGGGGAAGGCGAATGTGCTCGAACAAACAAAAGCTCAAGCGGCACAAAACCAACTCACCACTGCCCTGATCGCTCGGCGGAATGATCTCGATCACCTGGCAGATCTCAGGCCTTGGCAGGGTTAA